AATGATATCATTAGTAGTACCTCTTCTTTTGAGTTTCCATTGCCTCAAGAGCATCCTTCTTCAGCTCCTCCAGTTGTGCTTTGGCTACTTTAAGTTCTAGCTCCTCTTCATACTTCGGTAGATCTTCCTTTCGAATTCCAAGTCTAAGGTACACCACCAAAGGAAGAAAAggatgagggggggggggggggggggaagacaaaaaaaagagagaaagtaaTTACAACTGAGTAATTTTTTGGGCCCCACTGAAGAGCAAAAAAACCCTTTCAAAACCCCCCCCCCAAATTTGGAATTTTAACAAGCAAATGGGAAACCCCATGGCTAAAAATAAACATTGGGGGGGAATTTTTCCCTCTACCCAAAAAAATTTCCCCccctatattttaaaacaaaaattcttaCCCTCTAAACCATCTAATGAAATGAGCATTTTCCCATATAATGAGGGCATAAATGCCACTCaaccatataaaaatatttataaaatcagCAACAATTAGAAGTAATTGCATGCTTACATTCCATGACAAtgatgatgaaataaaatcatcaCAAAGACAGATTCAAAAGTTAGAATTTAGATGTCACATAATATTAGCTGAAgccaacatataaaaaatatatcaagggATATGAACTTACTTCTTATTAATCTTATCAAACTCTGCCAAGAGAAGGTCCATTCCTTTCTTATCATTTCTCAGTAAAGGTTTTTTTAAATCCTTTTCAACTTTGTCCAATGCATCTATCATCAGAGCCTCTGCACCAAGATCATCTGTAAGACCTCTCCtgtaaaaaaatgaacatataaatattataatatatgtgCCCATGTAACAAGAACCCAACACATCCAGAAGCAAGGGATGCCATATGTTGCCTTTTATCTCAATTGtaacatatatatacacaagtATAAAAAGACAACTATTAGGTAAATCCCAATAATAATTTAGGCTAGTCACAATTTGCAGAAAGAACAAAGCCATATGCAATTTTTAGAACTGGAGGTTTAAAACAAAAGCAAAGTCAAAATGGTGCATGGAattgaaaaaatcattttacataTCACAAAATAATGAAGCTGGTATAACTGAAAAAGTAAAAGGGCACACTTTACATATCAATCATCACATCTAGTTACAAAATGAAGAGTAGAGAGAATAGATCATCATCACACACTTGACTCTTATTTCCTTCAAAGTCAGAAGATAGGTCCGAGCATCTGGAATATCCTGTGTCTCAATTTCAATGGTGGATAGTATGTCTTGGGACTCCGGCAATAAGCTTGCCCTGTAGAATGCACAAAAGATTGTAggcataacataattaaaacaacaaaatgttGAGAAGAAATATTCAGATAAAAAGAACAAGTTAAAGCAGAATCTCACTTCTCTCTAATTGTTTTCATGACCTTTGCATAATGAGAAACAACAGCTGGATCTTCTGGGTCAATGgtgattttctccttctttaATATTCCTATGGCGGTCTCAAATTTGTTCTTCACCTCCACAAAAATGTTCTTCAGCATCTCTTTCCCATTCAATCAAAGAATACGTTGTTAGGACGcaacataaaaataacaaaatttccaTTGAAGATCAAAATGCATCTTTTAAAACTCTACAACTGTATAAGAGAACTCACCGTCTCCCTTAAGGGCAGGAGGGGCAGACTCTTTAGCAAAGTGACGAACTGGAATAGCATGCTCCTTTTGTAGAAGTATTTGACTGCCATAGATCtgtaagaaaaatgaagaaaaatgagcacatgacaaaaaaaaagtggataAACCACTAACATCATCACTtgctaattaataaacaaaacttaTGCATATTAACGATCATGGAAACGTGAGTTTCatatcattcattttcacacacCATTCCGCAACTCAACATGAGATAAATCACAAGCATCGtcacttttaaattaataaaccaGATTTATGCATATTAACCATCATTAAAACACGAGTTTCATATCACTCATTTCAACAAAATATGACAGATAAGTAACAAGCAccaagacattttttttaatcgggTGGCCATATCACAAATCCAAACAATAGAATACGTAATTTCTCCAAACAATAGAAtaagcaaagaaagaaaaacctaaTTGACCAAAAGAAATGGATAAACGAAATGTTAAGCCTCGAAATCTAACGTAAGTTCTGGTGAACGGGCTTCGCGTTATATCTCAGCCGTTTGATATTCCTTCCAC
The genomic region above belongs to Glycine max cultivar Williams 82 chromosome 14, Glycine_max_v4.0, whole genome shotgun sequence and contains:
- the LOC102668668 gene encoding probable ATP synthase 24 kDa subunit, mitochondrial encodes the protein MLKNIFVEVKNKFETAIGILKKEKITIDPEDPAVVSHYAKVMKTIREKASLLPESQDILSTIEIETQDIPDARTYLLTLKEIRVKRGLTDDLGAEALMIDALDKVEKDLKKPLLRNDKKGMDLLLAEFDKINKKLGIRKEDLPKYEEELELKVAKAQLEELKKDALEAMETQKKRYY